In one Nocardioides sp. NBC_00368 genomic region, the following are encoded:
- a CDS encoding HAD family hydrolase, producing MTRIAAFFDLDKTIIARSSTLAFSKHFQAGGLITRAAMIRSAYTQFVYVVGGADHDQMEKMRKALSEMVTGWDVATVKEIVADTLHNVVDPLVYEEAVQLIEQHHAQGHDVIIVSASGTELVEPIGAMLGADHVVATQMEIEDGRYTGEIALYAYREEKARAVQQLAERFGYDLEQSYAYSDSITDTPMLEEVGHAFAVNPDKDLRKVAKERGWDILVFNKPVALRSRVLTPSTPTLAALAVGGAVAIAGGVIWAGTKRRRLGA from the coding sequence ATGACACGCATCGCTGCGTTCTTCGATCTCGACAAGACGATCATCGCGAGGTCGAGCACGCTTGCGTTCTCCAAGCACTTCCAGGCCGGCGGCCTGATCACCCGAGCGGCCATGATCCGCTCGGCCTACACGCAGTTCGTCTACGTCGTCGGAGGGGCCGACCACGACCAGATGGAGAAGATGCGCAAGGCGCTCTCCGAGATGGTCACCGGGTGGGACGTCGCGACGGTCAAGGAGATCGTCGCCGACACCCTTCACAACGTGGTCGACCCGCTCGTCTACGAGGAGGCCGTGCAGCTCATCGAGCAGCACCACGCCCAGGGCCACGACGTCATCATCGTCTCCGCCTCCGGCACCGAGCTGGTCGAGCCGATCGGCGCGATGCTCGGCGCCGACCATGTCGTAGCCACCCAGATGGAGATCGAGGACGGCCGCTACACCGGCGAGATCGCGCTCTACGCCTACCGCGAGGAGAAGGCCCGCGCGGTCCAGCAGCTGGCCGAGCGCTTCGGCTACGACCTGGAGCAGTCCTACGCCTACTCCGACTCGATCACCGACACCCCCATGCTGGAGGAGGTCGGTCACGCCTTCGCGGTCAATCCCGACAAGGACCTCCGCAAGGTCGCCAAGGAGCGCGGCTGGGACATCCTGGTCTTCAACAAGCCGGTCGCCCTGCGCAGCCGCGTGCTCACCCCGTCCACGCCGACACTGGCCGCGCTGGCCGTCGGCGGCGCCGTGGCGATCGCGGGCGGGGTCATCTGGGCGGGCACGAAGCGCCGTCGCCTCGGCGCCTGA
- the ssd gene encoding septum site-determining protein Ssd, with the protein MTSEPLVITSDSLLAAEAARLAAASGVTVEECTDAAGALRRWQRPPLILVGADLLVEVASLRPPRRDGVYVVGWGATGEPLLRAALEVGAETLLELPSAETVVAGLLADVGDGEGGDGMVVGVLAGSGGAGATTYAAALASMGADRGSTLLIDADRLGPGAGRVLGLDEMPGVTWGDLGQTAGRLGARALREAVPHVGSLGLLGWPGGDVVPPRADVVREVLAAARRGHDLVVVDLPRESDPGAEALLSGCDVVLVVVRGNVTGTASAARLISRLPERDRVRVVVRGRAAEPEAVGRALGLPVIASMADQRGLSEAIDLGLGPIRSKRAPLARAAAEVLVRCRLRSGVMAA; encoded by the coding sequence ATGACCTCGGAACCTCTCGTCATCACCTCGGACTCGCTGCTGGCCGCTGAGGCGGCCCGTCTGGCCGCTGCCTCGGGCGTCACCGTCGAGGAGTGCACCGACGCCGCCGGTGCCCTGCGCCGATGGCAACGACCACCACTGATCCTCGTCGGCGCCGATCTCCTGGTGGAGGTGGCGTCGTTGCGTCCGCCGAGGAGGGACGGGGTGTACGTCGTGGGTTGGGGCGCGACCGGTGAACCGCTGCTCCGGGCCGCCCTCGAAGTCGGCGCCGAGACGCTGTTGGAGCTGCCCTCGGCCGAGACCGTGGTCGCCGGGTTGCTCGCCGACGTCGGCGACGGCGAGGGCGGCGACGGCATGGTCGTCGGCGTGCTGGCGGGATCGGGCGGGGCCGGGGCGACGACGTACGCCGCGGCCCTGGCCAGCATGGGAGCCGACCGTGGGTCGACCCTGCTGATCGACGCCGACCGGCTCGGGCCCGGTGCCGGACGAGTGCTCGGCCTCGACGAGATGCCGGGGGTGACCTGGGGAGATCTCGGTCAGACCGCCGGGCGGCTGGGTGCCCGGGCGCTGCGCGAGGCGGTGCCGCACGTCGGGTCGCTGGGCCTGCTGGGCTGGCCGGGCGGCGACGTGGTGCCACCGAGGGCCGATGTCGTGCGCGAGGTGCTCGCCGCGGCTCGGCGAGGGCACGACCTGGTCGTCGTCGACCTGCCCCGGGAGTCGGATCCGGGGGCGGAGGCGCTGCTGAGCGGTTGCGACGTCGTCCTCGTCGTGGTCCGGGGCAACGTCACCGGGACGGCGTCCGCCGCGCGGCTGATCTCCCGGCTTCCGGAACGGGATCGGGTGCGGGTCGTCGTCCGCGGTCGCGCTGCCGAGCCGGAGGCGGTCGGGCGTGCGCTCGGCCTTCCCGTCATCGCCTCGATGGCTGACCAGCGCGGGCTCTCGGAGGCGATCGACCTTGGGCTCGGGCCGATCCGCTCCAAGCGGGCGCCGCTGGCTCGTGCGGCGGCCGAGGTGCTGGTGCGCTGCCGGCTTCGGAGCGGGGTGATGGCGGCATGA
- a CDS encoding TadA family conjugal transfer-associated ATPase, which produces MIGAVGAVDIAPQVVDLVRDHLARTPGELTPHRVQEALRAEGRIVGDATVLGVFEMLRRDVVGAGPLEPLLRLPGVTDVLVNGPDQVFIDRGSGLEHAPVAFPDDDAVRRLAQRLAAGAGRRLDDASPYVDLRLSDGSRFHAVLAPLARPGTVISLRVPSARAFTLDELETSGMVVPFVADLLRRLVLARAAFLVSGGTGTGKTTLLASLLSLVPAEERLVLVEDASELRPDHPHVVGLEARPANIEAAGAVELHTLVRQALRMRPDRLVVGEVRGAEVVDLLAALNTGHEGGCGTLHANSAADVPARVEALALAAGLGRDAAHSQFASGVDVVVHLRRRDGRRALTEIAVPLRGADGLVRMETACSVAADGEVVAGPASSRLESLLGGDR; this is translated from the coding sequence ATGATCGGCGCCGTCGGGGCCGTCGACATCGCGCCCCAGGTCGTCGACCTGGTGCGCGACCACCTGGCGCGTACGCCGGGAGAGCTCACCCCGCACCGGGTCCAGGAGGCGCTCCGGGCCGAGGGGCGGATCGTCGGCGACGCGACGGTGCTCGGAGTCTTCGAGATGCTGCGTCGTGATGTGGTCGGGGCCGGGCCGTTGGAGCCGCTGCTGCGGCTGCCCGGAGTGACCGACGTCCTCGTCAACGGGCCCGACCAGGTCTTCATCGACCGTGGATCCGGCCTGGAGCACGCACCAGTGGCGTTTCCCGACGACGACGCGGTCCGGCGGCTGGCCCAGCGGCTGGCGGCCGGGGCAGGCCGCCGGCTCGACGACGCCTCGCCCTACGTCGACCTGCGGTTGAGCGACGGCAGCAGGTTCCACGCGGTGCTCGCGCCGCTGGCGCGACCGGGCACGGTGATCTCGCTACGAGTTCCGTCGGCGCGGGCGTTCACGCTCGACGAACTTGAGACCTCGGGGATGGTGGTCCCCTTCGTGGCGGATCTGCTGCGACGGCTGGTGCTGGCGCGCGCTGCCTTTCTCGTCTCCGGCGGCACGGGCACCGGGAAGACCACCTTGCTGGCGTCGCTGTTGTCGCTGGTGCCGGCGGAGGAGCGGCTGGTGCTCGTGGAGGATGCCTCCGAGCTGCGCCCGGACCATCCGCACGTGGTCGGTCTCGAGGCGCGCCCGGCCAACATCGAGGCCGCCGGCGCCGTCGAGCTCCATACGCTGGTCCGTCAGGCTCTCCGGATGCGGCCGGACCGGCTGGTCGTGGGCGAGGTGCGGGGTGCCGAGGTCGTCGACCTGCTCGCTGCGCTGAACACCGGGCACGAGGGCGGCTGCGGCACGCTGCACGCCAACTCAGCCGCCGACGTCCCGGCCCGGGTCGAGGCCCTGGCGCTCGCGGCCGGTCTCGGCCGGGACGCGGCACACAGCCAGTTCGCCTCCGGGGTGGACGTGGTCGTGCATCTGCGGCGGCGTGACGGTCGCCGGGCGTTGACCGAGATCGCTGTCCCGCTACGCGGCGCCGACGGGCTGGTCCGGATGGAGACCGCCTGCTCGGTGGCCGCCGACGGCGAGGTCGTTGCCGGGCCCGCCTCGAGCCGGCTGGAGTCGCTGTTGGGAGGGGACCGGTGA
- a CDS encoding type II secretion system F family protein → MSGVGLGLVACLAGAAAALMIRPRAVVGSRASARRVPRWSFLLVAVIPIVFPGKMVVAAVLLGIATFGGVALWRRRRERIEAGRTADRVVEACEQMAAELAAGHPPGPALSQLAAEWPVIEPVAEAQRMGSDVPAAWREVAEVPGAGSLRVVAAAWQIAHQTGSGLADALDRVALDLRAAAATQRVVDGELGSARSTARLIAGLPVAALAMGSGVGGDPLAFLFGSPVGLACLGLGLLLGWLGLWWIEGIARGVEAR, encoded by the coding sequence GTGAGCGGGGTCGGTCTCGGGCTGGTCGCCTGCCTGGCAGGTGCTGCCGCAGCGCTGATGATCCGCCCGCGGGCCGTGGTCGGATCGCGGGCGTCTGCCCGGCGGGTGCCGCGGTGGTCGTTCCTCCTGGTCGCGGTCATCCCCATCGTCTTCCCGGGCAAGATGGTCGTCGCGGCTGTCTTGCTCGGGATCGCCACCTTCGGCGGCGTCGCGCTGTGGCGGCGCCGCCGCGAACGGATCGAGGCGGGACGTACGGCTGACCGCGTGGTCGAGGCCTGCGAGCAGATGGCCGCAGAGCTGGCCGCCGGACATCCGCCCGGACCGGCGCTGTCCCAGCTCGCGGCGGAGTGGCCGGTGATCGAGCCGGTCGCGGAGGCGCAGCGGATGGGTTCGGACGTTCCCGCCGCCTGGCGTGAGGTCGCCGAGGTGCCCGGGGCTGGTTCGCTCCGGGTCGTCGCCGCGGCCTGGCAGATCGCTCACCAGACCGGAAGTGGTCTCGCGGATGCGCTCGACCGGGTCGCGCTCGATCTGCGCGCCGCGGCGGCCACCCAGCGGGTGGTCGACGGCGAGCTCGGGTCGGCCCGCTCCACCGCCCGTCTGATCGCCGGTCTGCCGGTAGCTGCCCTGGCGATGGGCAGCGGAGTCGGCGGTGACCCGCTGGCGTTCCTCTTCGGCTCGCCGGTGGGCCTGGCCTGTCTCGGTCTCGGACTGCTGCTCGGTTGGTTGGGCCTGTGGTGGATCGAGGGCATCGCGCGCGGGGTCGAGGCGAGATGA
- a CDS encoding type II secretion system F family protein → MSTWVVAVALGLAAALLPAPTSPLPVRVAVLEDRGDPAGWMMRWRPLLALLTAGAVYTFVGGAVGAVLAAPAGVVCWLVIGRVEPAEVRREREAAKADLPALVRLLSAALSSGAAPAEALVAVAAALPGPAAARLLPAASRLHLGADPEKTWRTLVDDPALAPLGRALARAQATGAPVATTVERLADDLTRNARAEVEDRARSVGVKAAVPLGICLLPAFLLLGVVPVVGGLLSNLGI, encoded by the coding sequence ATGAGCACCTGGGTCGTGGCCGTCGCGCTCGGGCTGGCAGCGGCGTTGCTGCCGGCACCGACCTCACCTCTTCCCGTACGTGTCGCGGTTCTCGAGGATCGTGGCGATCCCGCGGGCTGGATGATGCGTTGGCGCCCGTTGCTCGCGCTGCTCACCGCCGGCGCCGTCTACACCTTCGTCGGGGGCGCCGTGGGTGCCGTGCTCGCCGCCCCGGCCGGGGTCGTCTGCTGGCTCGTCATCGGCCGCGTCGAACCCGCGGAGGTCCGGCGCGAGCGCGAGGCTGCCAAGGCCGATCTGCCCGCGTTGGTCCGTCTGCTCTCCGCTGCGCTGTCCTCCGGCGCGGCGCCTGCCGAGGCGTTGGTGGCGGTTGCGGCCGCGCTGCCCGGACCGGCTGCCGCCCGGCTCCTGCCGGCGGCATCCCGGCTCCATCTGGGAGCCGATCCGGAGAAGACCTGGCGCACCCTGGTGGACGATCCCGCGCTCGCGCCGCTGGGCCGGGCGCTGGCCCGGGCCCAGGCGACCGGTGCCCCGGTCGCCACGACGGTCGAACGTCTCGCCGACGACCTCACCAGAAACGCGCGCGCAGAGGTCGAGGACCGGGCTCGCTCGGTGGGTGTCAAGGCCGCCGTCCCGCTCGGCATCTGCCTCCTTCCCGCCTTCCTGCTGCTGGGCGTCGTCCCGGTCGTCGGCGGGCTTCTCTCCAACCTCGGCATCTGA
- a CDS encoding DUF4244 domain-containing protein, translating to MAKAHLRKNEKGITTAEYAVGTAAGAGLAGLLYKLLTGGFGNDLLNRLFQHVLSLLGI from the coding sequence ATGGCCAAGGCACATCTTCGTAAGAACGAGAAAGGGATCACGACGGCCGAATACGCCGTGGGCACGGCGGCCGGCGCGGGGCTCGCCGGCCTGCTCTACAAGCTGCTCACCGGTGGCTTCGGCAACGACCTGCTCAACCGGCTGTTCCAGCACGTGCTCAGCCTCCTCGGGATCTGA
- a CDS encoding TadE family protein, with the protein MVRGQRGGRSERGAATAELVMVIPLLVAVTVGLVWLLSVGAAQIQVVDAARETARAVARGDDSGSAAARGRRVGPAGTQVTVSAGAEEVVASAQARVTGPGGIFSWMPGVTVRGEAVAATEAIQGER; encoded by the coding sequence GTGGTCCGTGGGCAGCGCGGCGGGCGCAGCGAGCGGGGCGCAGCCACCGCCGAGCTGGTGATGGTCATCCCGCTCCTGGTGGCCGTGACCGTCGGCCTGGTGTGGCTGCTGTCGGTGGGGGCGGCGCAGATCCAGGTCGTCGACGCGGCCCGGGAGACCGCGCGTGCCGTCGCCCGAGGCGACGACAGCGGCTCTGCCGCCGCCCGCGGACGTCGGGTCGGGCCTGCGGGCACGCAGGTGACGGTGAGCGCAGGCGCGGAGGAGGTCGTTGCCTCGGCGCAGGCTCGGGTCACCGGACCCGGCGGGATCTTCAGCTGGATGCCGGGCGTGACCGTGCGCGGTGAGGCGGTCGCCGCAACCGAGGCGATCCAGGGGGAGCGGTGA
- a CDS encoding Rv3654c family TadE-like protein: MSAIRAGQDERGSAAPFAVGAIGLLLFLGAALGVVGAVFVAHRTAQSAADLAALAGANALQISEDACAAASAVSARNDATLESCEIAGEDVTVTVRVEGPRWLGQPGDPVAEARAGPTETPPD; the protein is encoded by the coding sequence GTGAGCGCGATTCGCGCCGGGCAGGACGAACGCGGCTCGGCGGCGCCCTTCGCGGTCGGTGCGATCGGGCTGCTGCTCTTCCTCGGTGCGGCGCTGGGCGTGGTGGGCGCCGTCTTTGTCGCCCACCGCACGGCCCAGTCCGCAGCCGATCTGGCGGCGTTGGCGGGGGCCAACGCGCTCCAGATCTCCGAGGACGCGTGTGCGGCGGCATCGGCGGTCTCCGCCCGCAACGACGCGACCTTGGAGTCGTGTGAGATCGCGGGAGAGGACGTCACCGTCACAGTGCGGGTCGAGGGACCGCGCTGGCTCGGCCAGCCGGGAGATCCGGTGGCCGAGGCGAGGGCCGGGCCGACCGAGACTCCGCCGGACTAG
- a CDS encoding DEAD/DEAH box helicase encodes MKVLTSATGDPSTGSGQRLVRRLAAVPGREDRLAHLEQVPPREAVFADWPGWASPDVVDALIARGIRRPWQHQAVAAEAAHEGSHVIVSTGTASGKSLAYQLPALTAIRDGRGPRGERGAGVLYLAPTKALAQDQLTGLRELGVDVRAVTHDGDSTREQRDWARDYGEYVLTNPDMLHRSLLPGHQRWTAFFRSLRYVVIDECHHYRGVFGAHVSHVLRRLRRICALYGSSPTFILASATVAEPATAGERLIGLPVLPVTADASPRGELSIALWQPPLTTHVGENGAPVRRAASAETADLLADLVSSDVRTLAFVRSRVGAEQVAMTAATELAEVDPSLPGRVTSYRGGYLPEERRAIEASLRSGELLGLAATNALELGIDISGLDAVVLAGYPGRRSAFWQQLGRAGRGAGDALGILVARDDPLDTYLVTHPDALLGQPVEATVFDPANPYVVGPHLCAAAQELPLTEPDLPLFGPGAREIVDNLVASGLLRKRPRGWYWTDRRRAADLADIRSSGGSQVQLIEAATGRVVGTVDAASSHASAHAGAVYVHRGETYLVHELDLEENVAVISRDDPGYSTSAREITEISIVAEREQVAWGECRLAYGDVDVTHQVVSFLRRRQPSGEVLGEELLDLPERTLRTSAVWWTVPASALDAAGLEDADIPGAAHAAEHCSIGLLPLIATCDRWDIGGVSTASHPDTGMLTVFVYDGHPGGAGFSERGFRAAREWLGATLETIEACECDDGCPSCVQSPKCGNQNNPLDKQGAIVLLRLLLQK; translated from the coding sequence ATGAAGGTGTTGACGTCGGCGACCGGCGACCCTTCGACGGGCTCAGGACAGCGTCTCGTACGCCGGCTCGCTGCCGTCCCGGGCCGCGAGGACCGGCTCGCTCACCTCGAGCAGGTTCCGCCGCGTGAGGCAGTCTTCGCCGACTGGCCGGGCTGGGCGTCGCCCGATGTGGTCGACGCCCTGATCGCCCGCGGGATCCGGCGTCCGTGGCAGCATCAGGCGGTGGCCGCCGAGGCCGCCCACGAAGGCAGCCACGTGATCGTCTCGACCGGCACCGCCTCCGGGAAGTCGTTGGCATATCAGTTGCCCGCACTGACCGCGATCCGAGACGGACGGGGTCCACGTGGTGAGCGCGGCGCCGGCGTCCTCTACCTCGCGCCCACAAAGGCACTCGCCCAGGACCAGCTCACCGGGCTACGGGAGCTGGGCGTCGATGTCCGCGCGGTGACGCACGACGGCGACAGCACCCGGGAGCAGCGGGACTGGGCACGCGACTACGGCGAGTACGTCCTGACCAACCCCGACATGCTGCACCGGTCGCTGCTTCCCGGACACCAGCGGTGGACGGCCTTCTTCCGGTCGCTGCGCTACGTCGTCATCGACGAGTGCCATCACTACCGCGGCGTCTTCGGGGCGCACGTCTCACACGTGCTGCGCCGGCTTCGCCGCATCTGTGCCCTCTACGGCTCCTCACCCACGTTCATCCTGGCCTCGGCGACGGTCGCCGAGCCTGCGACCGCCGGCGAGCGACTCATCGGCCTTCCGGTACTACCGGTCACCGCCGACGCCTCACCACGGGGCGAGCTCTCGATCGCGCTGTGGCAGCCGCCGCTGACGACGCACGTTGGCGAGAACGGCGCGCCCGTGCGCCGCGCAGCCTCCGCGGAGACCGCCGACCTCCTCGCCGACCTGGTCTCCTCGGACGTACGCACCCTGGCTTTCGTACGTTCCCGGGTCGGTGCCGAGCAGGTCGCCATGACCGCGGCCACCGAGCTGGCCGAGGTCGATCCGTCACTGCCGGGACGAGTGACGTCCTACCGCGGTGGATATCTGCCCGAGGAGCGCAGGGCGATCGAGGCGTCACTGCGGTCGGGCGAGTTGCTGGGGCTGGCAGCAACGAACGCCCTCGAGCTCGGGATCGACATCAGTGGCCTGGACGCGGTCGTACTGGCCGGCTATCCCGGCAGGCGCTCTGCCTTCTGGCAGCAGCTCGGCCGCGCCGGACGTGGCGCGGGCGATGCCCTCGGCATCCTGGTTGCTCGCGACGACCCGCTGGACACCTACCTCGTCACCCATCCGGACGCGCTTCTCGGTCAGCCGGTCGAGGCCACCGTCTTCGACCCGGCCAATCCCTACGTCGTCGGTCCGCACCTCTGTGCCGCCGCTCAGGAGCTTCCGCTCACCGAGCCGGACCTACCGCTCTTCGGGCCGGGCGCGAGAGAGATCGTGGACAACCTGGTCGCCTCGGGGCTGCTGCGCAAGCGGCCTCGTGGCTGGTACTGGACCGACCGCCGCCGTGCCGCCGATCTCGCCGACATCCGCTCCTCGGGCGGGTCCCAGGTGCAGCTGATCGAGGCCGCGACCGGCCGCGTCGTCGGCACGGTCGACGCCGCGAGCTCGCACGCGAGCGCACACGCCGGCGCCGTCTACGTCCACCGAGGCGAGACCTATCTGGTGCACGAGCTCGACCTGGAGGAGAACGTCGCGGTGATCTCCCGCGACGACCCCGGCTACTCCACCTCCGCCCGGGAGATCACCGAGATCTCGATCGTCGCCGAGCGGGAGCAGGTCGCCTGGGGAGAGTGCCGGCTGGCCTACGGCGACGTCGACGTCACCCACCAGGTCGTCTCCTTCCTGCGTCGGCGGCAGCCGAGCGGCGAGGTGTTGGGCGAGGAGCTCCTCGACCTGCCCGAACGTACGCTGCGCACGTCTGCGGTCTGGTGGACCGTGCCGGCGTCGGCCCTCGATGCCGCCGGGTTGGAGGATGCGGACATCCCGGGCGCCGCCCATGCCGCCGAGCACTGCTCGATCGGCCTGCTCCCGCTGATCGCGACCTGCGACCGCTGGGACATCGGTGGCGTCAGCACCGCATCCCACCCGGACACCGGCATGCTCACCGTCTTCGTCTACGACGGCCATCCCGGTGGTGCCGGGTTCTCCGAGCGTGGCTTCCGAGCCGCCCGGGAGTGGCTCGGTGCCACCTTGGAGACCATCGAAGCCTGCGAGTGCGACGACGGCTGCCCCTCCTGCGTGCAGTCGCCCAAGTGCGGCAACCAGAACAATCCCCTCGACAAACAGGGCGCGATCGTGTTGTTGCGTCTCCTCCTCCAGAAATAG
- a CDS encoding anti-sigma factor antagonist, with protein sequence MDLTLATRELDSATVVAVGGEIDVYTAPKLRDKITELVARGHYDIVVDLEAVEFLDSTGLGVLVGGLKKVRQHDGMLRLVCTQERLLKIFRITGLAKVFDIHASAEGAAAG encoded by the coding sequence GTGGATCTGACGCTTGCGACTCGCGAGCTCGACTCGGCCACCGTCGTGGCCGTGGGCGGCGAGATCGACGTCTATACCGCGCCGAAGCTGAGGGACAAGATCACCGAGCTGGTTGCCCGGGGTCACTACGACATCGTCGTCGACCTCGAGGCCGTGGAGTTCCTCGACTCGACCGGCCTCGGCGTTCTGGTCGGTGGACTGAAGAAGGTCCGCCAGCACGACGGCATGCTGCGTCTGGTCTGCACCCAGGAGCGGCTGCTCAAGATCTTCCGGATCACCGGCCTCGCCAAGGTCTTCGACATCCACGCCAGCGCCGAGGGCGCGGCAGCAGGCTGA
- a CDS encoding DUF7059 domain-containing protein: protein MSDLPHRLRDALQQADFSYDSVAELLGPIAHSALSRNETLPGRRRTHGGSPLETLVRLFLLQTTVSLDHAEAALPGLVDRLAVEGILEQSVGEVAARLDVRPYAADDTALWVVSDLTPGLDGRPQRVGPEHVLGISPASTSLAQLTIRDQVGTALDLGTGCGVQALHLATHSDRVVATDVNQRALWITAFNAALNDVADRIDVRNGSFFEPVATERFDLIATNPPFVISPATGERLVYRDSGLPGDRVVEDIVKAAPGMLTEGGWCQILGNWIISEEQPWDDRLEGWFGDEVDAFVVQREVLDPAAYVELWLKDSGHHGAEDYLTRYDTWLSWFEEQKIEGVGFGWINLHRTDTANPKRELLEWPYDVEQPIAPAIRAWGEAACVEVTEYSTLVLAEDVQQETLGQPGAEDPSTVILRQQRGLRRARQADTIEAAFAGACDGDLAVGQILDALAQILDRDPAVVRSSYLPIAQELVSEGFLRPV, encoded by the coding sequence GTGAGTGACCTCCCGCACCGGCTCCGTGACGCCCTCCAGCAGGCTGACTTCTCCTACGACTCCGTCGCCGAGCTGCTCGGCCCGATCGCCCACTCCGCGCTCAGCCGCAACGAGACGCTGCCAGGCAGGCGGCGCACCCACGGAGGCTCCCCGCTGGAGACCCTCGTCCGGCTCTTCCTGCTGCAGACGACCGTCTCGCTCGACCACGCCGAAGCAGCTCTTCCCGGGTTGGTCGACCGGCTCGCCGTCGAGGGGATCCTGGAGCAGTCGGTCGGTGAGGTCGCGGCCCGCCTGGACGTGCGTCCGTACGCCGCCGATGACACCGCCCTGTGGGTCGTCTCCGACCTCACGCCGGGCCTCGACGGCCGCCCGCAACGCGTCGGCCCCGAGCACGTGCTCGGGATCAGCCCAGCCTCCACCTCCCTCGCACAGCTGACCATCCGTGACCAGGTCGGCACCGCCCTCGACCTCGGCACCGGCTGTGGCGTGCAGGCCCTCCATCTCGCGACCCACAGCGACCGGGTGGTCGCGACCGACGTCAACCAGCGAGCCCTGTGGATCACCGCGTTCAACGCCGCGCTCAACGACGTGGCCGACCGGATCGACGTACGCAACGGGTCGTTCTTCGAGCCCGTCGCGACCGAGCGCTTCGATCTGATCGCGACAAACCCGCCGTTCGTGATCAGCCCGGCGACCGGCGAGCGCCTTGTCTACCGCGACTCCGGCCTTCCCGGCGACCGGGTGGTCGAGGACATCGTCAAGGCCGCTCCCGGCATGCTCACCGAGGGTGGCTGGTGTCAGATCCTGGGCAACTGGATCATCTCCGAGGAGCAGCCCTGGGACGACCGCCTCGAGGGCTGGTTCGGCGACGAGGTCGACGCGTTCGTGGTGCAGCGTGAAGTGCTCGATCCTGCGGCGTACGTCGAGCTCTGGCTCAAGGACTCCGGCCACCACGGTGCCGAGGACTACCTGACCCGCTACGACACCTGGCTGTCGTGGTTCGAGGAGCAGAAGATCGAGGGCGTCGGGTTCGGTTGGATCAACCTCCACCGCACCGACACCGCCAACCCGAAGCGCGAGCTCCTGGAGTGGCCCTACGACGTCGAGCAGCCGATCGCCCCGGCGATCAGGGCATGGGGCGAGGCCGCCTGCGTCGAGGTCACCGAATACTCCACGCTGGTGCTCGCCGAGGACGTCCAGCAGGAGACCCTCGGCCAGCCCGGCGCCGAAGACCCGAGCACCGTCATCCTCCGTCAGCAGCGTGGCCTGCGCCGCGCCCGGCAGGCCGACACCATCGAGGCGGCCTTCGCGGGCGCCTGCGACGGGGACCTGGCCGTCGGTCAGATCCTCGACGCGCTCGCGCAGATCCTCGACCGCGACCCCGCGGTCGTGCGCAGCAGCTATCTGCCGATCGCCCAGGAGCTGGTCAGCGAGGGCTTCCTCCGTCCCGTATGA